The region GGCGACTCTCCCTTTTTTTATTTGGTTGCAGGGAATTGATTATTGGTGATTTGGGAAGACAGAGGCGGCTGGACTGAGTCTGCAATCTAAGAGAGTGTTTGAAAAGGGTAGGAATGGTTAAAACCATCACGACAAACCCCAAAAAAACAGCCGCATTCCTCCATGTTCTTCTGTTTGTAGCAACGACTTTAGTCGTTCAAATCACTAGAAACCGGGCTTCTAAAACATCCTCTAAGATCTGAAATCTGGAATCTTTCTAGCTTCATTCTCTATCCCCATCTTTCTATCCTTAATTTTGATTTCTCTGTCTGTGACACTTCGTTACTCAAAATGACGCTTCATTACTCAAGGAGGTAGCACCAATTAATCAGCAGGACAATAGAAAGTAGAAATAAGTTGGAGGGCGAACTAATGAAACACAGTGCTCCACTTCCTTATGATCTCGTGCTGTTGATCACAGAGCTTCTGGCGATTCTGCTTGCAGTATGGATTATATGGGTCACTCAAGCTCCCAACATTGCATAACTTCTCACAGGAGAACTTGCTTCATGTCTGTTTCACTTCGAACAGTTTATTCCAACCTTAAGCGAATTGATGAGGTTGATATTGAAACCAGTGCTCTATACCGTCAGCGTGCTCAGGAAGTTTTGGCGCAGTCGGGCATTAGTCTGGCGCGGAGACAGGTGATTGCTCGTCGTTTGATGCAGGCAAATCAATTTCTAGGCATGAGAACCACTGGCAACGGAGATAGTTACTAAGCCCTGCTCTGTTGCTCTTGTACAAACTGTAGCCATCTTCCTCCGGCATCCCAATATCACTGAGCAACACATAGGGGCGATCGCAATTTATGAGAACCAAGTGCCAGAAATTCATCTTTCATCCGACCAGTGGATTCTGCCTGCTGCCGGGCAACCTGTTCCCTGACTAAAATGCTCTCCCGTTCTGCTTCAATACTTCTACGCTCAGTAATCTCTAAACTAACGCCTGTCATCTGGATTGGGGTTCCAGCGGCAGTGGGAAATACACGTCCTCGACTGGCTATCCATCCCAGGGTGCCATCCGGTTTGCTAATCCAAAACTCCAGGCTAAATTCTTCTTGTTCATGAACAGCCTGTTGAATCGTTCCCGATATTCTAGACAGTAGTGATCATCTGTTGCTGATATGGCAACCGGAGTTCTAGGTAAGTGGGCAAAGTCGTCATAGAAAATATGAGTCCCAGAAAACAATCTGCGTCTATCAGAAGACAGATGTTTACAACTGCAAGACTCATTGGCTTTTGCCCCGCATCTGCTTTCCCAGTCTTGAGAAGCCAGCTAAAATGTTCAGAGATTAGTTGGTCAACCTAGTGCTGGTAGAACCTAAGTGACTGAGCGGGCAACTCCAAACAGCGAAGACTTGAAAACTCCATACCAAAAGGTGTTAGCCGGAAGCTACTACGAGCTTTTGGGACTACATCCATCAGCTTCTGCGCGTGAAATTCGCCAGGCATACCGCGACTTGAGTAAGTTGTATCATCCAGATACTACAAAACTGCCAACTGCAATCGCTACCACTCAGTTTCAGAAACTTAATGAAGCCTATGCAACATTGAGCAGCCCCGAACGCCGTAGTAGGTATGACCGCAAGATCGGGTACTCTTCTGTTGCCGTTGTACAATCCCTCCCCAACCTGCACCGTTCATCCTCGCCAAAGCAACCCTACTCGTCTTCTGCATACTTAGACCCTACGGACCGTCCGCTTTCACCTGGAGAAATCTTTGCCCTGTTTATCCTGGGGTTAACATTTATTGGATGTTTGTGTTTAGCGATCGCGATCGGCTTAACTCGCGGCGACGCTATGTTGCAAACTGCTACAGTGCAGAAAGATGCGGCTCGATCAGCCATTCACCAAACTGTTCAGCCAGCAGTAGCAAAGCCAGCAGTGCCACAAGCACCAACATTACAACAATCTACACCGCCTCAACCAATTCCATCCATCTCCTCAAAGGATGCGGCTCCGACTGTCCCTCCTTTATCTATCACTCCATCCCTTCCTACAAAGGAGGTGCCAGATCGGATAGATGCTACCAATCAGATAGATGCTAACAATCAGTCAACTAATGCTCCATTGCCAAGCAATACTTCTCAACTTCATGCTTCTCCAGTTCCCGAAATTCCCACTTGAGTAGGACTCCACTATCAACTTGGTACACTTGTTTGATTGACTATTTCCATCAACTATTCCAGTTACGCATAGAATCCATGACTCTCCCTCCCGCGAACACTCCTCTGTACAACCATCCGCTACCTGAAATTGAACATTGGCTGAGCGATCGCGGCTGTCAGCAGGACAAAACTGACCTCCATTGTTGGTACGTTGAACGTCCCAACTGGAAAGCTGAAATCTGGCTGGATATTGATCAGCTAACCGTTCGATATTTTGGCACGACTGACACCGAGCAAGCGATCCAACGCTCATTCAAATATTCTTTAAGTCGTCAAGATATTGAAGATGCTATCTTTGCTGGACCTTAGATCTTGCCGAATCGGCGTTCTCGTTGTTGATAAGCTGATAAGGCTTGATGAAATTCGTGCCGATCAAAGTCAGGCCAAAGAGTATCTGTTACATAAATCTCACCATAGGCTAATTGCCACAACAAAAAGTTACTGAGCCGCATTTCACCACTGGTACGAATTAGTAAATCAGGATCGCAAATCCCAGTCGTGTAAAGATGACGCTCAAACAAGGCTTCATCAATCTCATCCGGGTTTAGGTGTCCCTGCTGCACCTGCTGGGCGATCGCCCGACACGCCTGTAGAATCTCCTGTCGTCCACCATAGTTCGTGGCAACCGTAAACTGAATGCCCTGATTACCAGCCGTCTGCTCCATTGATTTCTCAATCTCTATCTGGAGCGATCGGGGCAATGCTGCTAAATTTCCCACAAAGCGAATGCGAACATTCTCCTCCATCATTTCCCGGAGTTCTTGCCGCAGCACCCGCTCAAACAACGTCATCAAAAATTCCACTTCTTCGGATGGTCTGCCCCAATTCTCTGTAGAAAAGGCATACGCTGTCAGTGCCTCAATTCCCCAGTCCCGACAGCACCGCAATAAATCCTTGAGTGCATCCACCCCCCGACGATGCCCCATAAATCTGGGCATCCCTCGCCGTTTTGCCCAACGACCATTGCCATCCATAATTACAGCAACATGCCTTGGTAGACGTTCTCGTTGAAGGTCGGTGGGCAACTCTTGCAAGATAATTGAGTGTGCAGTCATGATTTCTCCGGATTGATTACGCCTAAAGCCAGTGAACCTCAGTCGATAAAGATTTGGCTGTATGAATATTGCACTCTTTACCTAACCTTTAAGTTTTCGACCCCTTATTAACTGTTTAAAAAATGCCCAGATTTTAGAAGCAACCTGGCGACTTAGACTGCCTAAACTAGGAGCGCCAGTTTCACGGTCAACAGACTGAGAAAGCCGCGTCTCCAAAAGCTCCTTCAGTTTACTGCTGGTCAAAGGACGGTTTAACAACCCTCGTTCTGCCAGAGAAATGGAACCAGTTTCTTCCGATACAACCACACAAATGCAATTTTCGACCCGCTCCGTAATTCCCATTGCAGCCCGATGGCGAGTGCCCAATTGGCGAGAGGCGGTTCGTTCTGATAACGGCAAAATCACTCCTGCTGCTACAATTCGGGTATCTCGAATTAACACAGCACCATCATGCAAGAGCGTACTCGTTTGAAAAATAGTTTGTAATAGCTCTTTTGAAATTTCAGCATTGAGCTTAACTCCTGGCACTGAAAAATCACGCTCGTCAATCGGGCTGGACGTCTCAATAATCATGAGTGCCCCTGTTCGGTTTTGCGAAAGCTCTTTGACTGCATCAACAATTTCATCCACGGTATTCGTTGCCTTATGGGGGCTACGCTGATGGGGCTGAATCAACTGGAGAATTTGCCCTCGCCCCAGTTGCTCTAGAAACCGACGAAACTCTGATTGTAGAATAAAAGCCATCGCAACGGCGGAGCCAACCACTAGATTGCCTAACACAAAGCTCAATAAACGCAACTCCAACCGCGTGCTAATGGCAGCCGCCAACATCAGGATAATGAACCCTCGTACCATCCATAGGGTTCTACGCTCACCAATGACCACTAACATCATGTAGGTGAGAATCACAACTAACCCGACATCAAACAGCGTCCAAACAGTATCCGCAATGTTCTCAGGTAAAAAACGACGAACAATTGGACTTTGGGCAAGAAGACACAGGGATGGTATCAAGCCAGATTTTCCTAGCCAATACATCCACAATCCCCCCATCGGTTTGGTTGAACCCTATGCCTTCGTATGGTTCTGGTCACTCAATTTGCAACTCAACTAGCCATGATTGTATTCAGCGCAGTCTTTCTGGCAGGCGATCCTGACGAATCAAATCAGCATAGGACTCACGCTGAAGAATTAGGTTGGCTTCTCCTGCGTTGACTATAACCGCAGCCGGACGAGGGATACGATTGTAGTTTGACGACATGCTGTAATTGTATGCGCCTGTTGCAGGGATGACGAGTATATCCCCTGGATGGGCTTCGGCTAAATTAGCATCTTTAATCAGGACATCCCCTGATTCACAGTGTTTCCCAGCGATGGTCACGGTTTGATCCAACGGTGCAGACATCCGATTCGCAACCACTGCCCGGTAAACCGATTGGTAGGTGATTGGGCGAGGATTATCTGACATCCCACCATCGACTGAGAGATATTGGCGAATGCCAGGAATGATCTTCTGGCTACCTACTGTATAAGCCGTGACGCAGGCAGAACCAATCAACGATCGCCCTGGTTCACTCAATACTTTGGGATAAGGGACATTATGGGTCTTACAGGCAGTTGCCAGCGACTCCGCCACCCCCTTCACCCACTCATCAATTGCAGGGGGATCATCTGCTTCCGTATAGCAAATTCCCAGTCCGCCACCAACATTTAATTCGCTAATTGGCAGACCGTATTGGATCGCTTTGGTAAGCCACTGCACCATGACTCCCCCAAGGTCTTGATGAGGTTGAAGTTCAAAAATTTGAGATCCAATATGGGCATGTAATCCGATACAGGAAAGAGCCGTTTGTTGACTTAAACATTGGAAAACTTCATCCAGTTGGGTTGGATCGAAGCCAAATTTGCTATCAATATGCCCGGTGCGGATGTATTCATGAGTATGGCACTCAATTCCTGGTGTAAGACGAATCATCACGCGAGTAGGAACTTCTGGCTCCTGACTTCTGCTTCCCGCGATCGCTGCCAGAGTTTCTAACTCAAACCAGTTATCCACAACGACTGTGCAAGCAACCTCAATAGCGAACTCCAACTCTTCTTGAGATTTGTTATTGCCATGAAAATAAATTTTGGTAGGAGCGACCCCAGCCTCAAGCGCTGTATACAGTTCGCCTCCTGATACCACATCCATACCCAACCCTTCTGATGCAGCGATCGCGCATACCGCCAGACAACTCCAGGCTTTAGAAGCATATATCACTTGAGCTTCGCCAGGATAGTAACGCGCAAATGCATCTCGATACTGGCTACAGGTTCTTCGCAGGGTTGCCTCATCCAAAATGTATAAGGGAGAGCCAAATCGATGAACTAACTCTCTAACATCGCAACCCCCAATCTCTAAACAGTCTTTCTCGTTGACTCGAGCCGTAATTGGAAATAGCAATTGATTGGGTGACGTTGTTTCGGTCACTGTATCCGGCAGATACGTGCGACCAGAAGGTTGAACAGTGACTGGGGTCGATACCATCTCTGGCTTAGTGTCCTCGTCTGATAGACAAAAAATACTTAACTTTATCAGTTTACAATCGAGAGCTATGCATCCTCAGAAGATCGTTAAGCATTTGTGCGTTTTCTTACCATTCAACCCCTTACCCCTGAATTTCTTCCTGCTGCCTTGGAACTTGATCGCCTTAGCCTCGGTGGGCTTTGGAGCACAGACGGCTATCTTCGAGAACTGGCAAGTCCAAATAGTGACTTGTTGATTTTGCGAGAGATAGAAGGGGGAAAGCAGACAGTGGAAAATGAATGGGATAGAAGAGGACAGGGAGATACATCAGGGGAGCAAGGATTAGGGATCGAGTATCCGAATTTGCCTACCCCCTATCCTCTATCCCCTATTTCTGCTTCCCCATCAATTCCCCATTCTCCTTCTCCTACCCTCTTCGCTCTCGGCTGCTCTTGGGCAATTTTAGAAGAAGCTCACATTACTTTGATGGCGGTACATCCTGCCTATCAGCGTCAGGGATTGGGGCAAGCAATGCTGTGTGCTTTGCTGACGACTGCCTGCAAACGCCAATTAGAACGGGCTACATTAGAGGTGAAGGTTTCCAATCAGGCAGCGATCTCGCTCTACGAAAAGTTTGGCTTCAAAGTTGCAGGGCGGCGTAAATGCTACTACCAGGATACGGGAGAGGATGCCTTGGTAATGTGGCGGGGTGGACTGCATCAATCAGATTTTTGTAAAACCTTGCATCAGTGGTGGGGGCAGGTGAGCGATCGCCTGCAGCAGGTTGGATGGCAACTCTTGCAAACTGAGTCCAATTATCACAACTTGCTTGACTCGACGATCATTTGCGATTAACAATCTCCCCTTGGGACGTTTTCCAGACATACCCCAAGAAAGTTTGTCAGGTACGGAGATCACGAACAACTCTGACTGTTTATATCAGACAGTCGGACAAATCTACTATGCTAGAATCAGCAGTACCGGCAAGCAGCAGGTGATAGGAAACACGCCATGTTTGAACGCTTCACAGAAAAAGCCATCAAGGTGATTATGCTTGCCCAGGAGGAAGCTCGCCGCCTGGGGCATAATTTTGTAGGTACGGAGCAGATCCTTCTAGGTCTAATTGGAGAGGGAACTGGCGTCGCCGCCAAAGTACTGAAATCAATGGGCGTTAACCTGAAGGACGCTCGCATCGAGGTTGAAAAGATTATTGGTCGAGGCTCTGGCTTCGTCGCAGTTGAGATTCCCTTCACCCCCCGCGCGAAGCGAGTTTTAGAGCTGTCTCTAGAAGAGGCTCGTCAGCTTGGGCATAACTATATTGGGACTGAACATCTTTTGCTCGGTCTCATCCGTGAAGGCGAAGGCGTTGCTGCAAGGGTGCTGGAGAATTTAGGCGTAGACCTCTCCAAGGTACGCACTCAGGTGATTCGCATGCTAGGTGAAACTGCAGAGGTCACCTCAGGTGGTTCCCAAGGACGGACAAAAACCCCCACATTGGATGAGTTTGGTTCTAACCTAACTCAGTTAGCCGCAGAAGGTAAGCTCGATCCAGTTGTGGGACGCCAGAAGGAAATTGAGCGTGTGATCCAGATTTTGGGTCGTCGTACGAAAAATAACCCTGTTCTCATCGGGGAACCAGGAGTTGGGAAGACCGCAATCGCAGAAGGTTTGGCTCAACGCATCGCCAACGATGATGTGCCAGACATTTTGGAAGAGAAACGTGTTGTCACCCTGGATATTGGCTTGCTGGTTGCAGGCACCAAATATCGTGGTGAGTTTGAGGAACGCCTTAAGAAGATCATGGATGAAATTCGTTCTGCTGGGAACGTCATCCTGGTGATCGACGAAGTTCACACTCTGATCGGTGCAGGCGCAGCTGAAGGCGCGATCGATGCCGCAAATATCCTTAAACCTGCCCTGGCAAGAGGAGAACTGCAGTGCATCGGTGCTACTACCCTGGACGAATACCGCAAGCACATTGAACGGGATGCCGCATTGGAACGGCGTTTTCAGCCTGTGATGGTGGGTGAACCAACCGTAGATGAAACGATTGAGATCTTACGTGGCTTGCGGGAACGCTACGAGCAACACCACAAGTTGAAGATTTCGGATGTGGCGCTGGAAGCGGCGGCTAAGTTATCTGATCGGTACATCTCGGATCGCTATCTGCCTGATAAAGCCATTGACTTGATTGACGAAGCGGGTTCCCGTGTGCGGCTGATTAACTCCCAACTACCCCCAGCCGCTAAAGAGCTGGATAAGGAACTGCGCCAGGTTCTGAAGGAAAAGGACGATGCCGTTCGTTCCCAGAACTTTGACCGGGCAGGTGCCCTCCGCGATCGCGAAATGGAGATTAAAGCTGAAATTCGGGCGATCGCTCAAAACAAGAAAACGGAATCTTCTAGCGATGAAACTCCTGTGGTTACCGAAGAAGACATCGCTCAGATTGTCGCTTCTTGGACGGGTGTTCCAGTCAATAAACTCACTGAATCCGAGTCTGAAAAGCTTCTGCACATGGAGGACACCCTGCACCAGCGCTTGATCGGGCAGGATGAAGCGGTTAGAGCAGTCTCTCGTGCCATCCGGCGGGCACGGGTTGGTTTGAAAAATCCCAACCGTCCAATTGCTAGTTTCATCTTCTCTGGTCCGACTGGCGTTGGTAAAACGGAATTGACGAAGGCGCTTGCTTCCTACTTCTTTGGATCAGAAGAGGCGATGATCCGTCTTGATATGTCGGAATACATGGAACGTCACACGGTTTCCAAATTGATTGGCTCGCCCCCAGGCTATGTTGGTTACAACGAGGGTGGTCAGTTAACTGAAGCCGTTCGTCGTCGTCCCTACACTGTAGTTCTATTCGACGAAATCGAGAAAGCGCACCCTGATGTGTTCAATATGCTGCTGCAAATCCTGGAAGATGGTCGTTTGACTGATGCCAAGGGGCGCACAGTAGACTTCAAGAACACACTGCTGATCATGACTTCTAACATCGGTTCAAAGGTGATTGAGAAGGGTGGCGGTGGACTGGGATTCGACTTCACCTCCGAAAATGAAGAAGAATCGCAGTATAACCGTATTCGCTCCTTGGTGAACGAAGAACTAAAACAGTACTTCCGTCCAGAATTCTTGAACCGGGTCGATGAAATTATCGTTTTCCGCCAACTCAAGAAAGACGAGGTCAAGGAAATTGCCGATATCATGCTCAACGAGGTGTTTGGTCGCCTCCGAGAGCAGGGCATTGTCTTGGAAGTGACTGAGAAGTTCAAGGATCGCCTCGTGGAAGAGGGCTACAATCCCAGCTACGGTGCTCGTCCACTCCGTCGTGCCATCATGCGTCTGCTAGAGGACTCGCTTGCAGAGGAGATTCTGTCTGGTCGTGTGAATGACGGTGACACTGCCGTGGTAGACGTGGATGAGAGTGGTCAGGTTGTGGTTCGCCCTGGCGAAAAGCGGGAACTGATTCCACAAGCAGCTGAGTAAACGATAGATTCCAAATTGTAGAAAGCGGTAGGGAGTGTTATCTCTTTATCGCTTTCACTAGTTTCTATAGCGATGGTCAGTCAGCTTAGGACAATCATTTCCTTTCTGTGCTTCCCTTAGAATAGAGATACAGTGACAGATTGAGCGAATTTGATACAAGCAGAGACTCTTGAACTTTTGGAATGGTCGCGGCTGTGCCAGCATCTTTCAACATTTGCCGCCACTAAATTAGGTGCGATTGCAGCACAAAATCTGAAAATTCCTACGCATCGCGACCAAACTCTGGATCTGTTAGCACAAACTCAAGAAGTATATGACCTGGAAAGCCGACCATCTGGCGGGTTGAACTTTGATGGCATTGACGATATTGGTGAACCTCTTGAGCGTGCTGGCTTAGGTGGAATTTTGACAGGGAAAGAATTGTTGAGCATTGCGACAACGTTAGCGGGAGCCAGAACCCTACGTCGCACGATTGACAATTACCCAGAGTTCACTGTTTTGAACAACCTGATTCAAGATCTGCGAACCTATCCAGAACTGGAACAGGATATTCATCATTGCATTGGCGATCATGGCGATGTGCTGGAGCGGGCAAGCCTTAAGCTGGGAAACATTCGCGAACAACTGAAACAGGTACGCGATCGCATCTACAGCATCCTGCACAGCATCTTGCAACGAAAAGCCCATGCTATTCAAGAACATGTCATTACGCAACGATCTGGACGGTTTGTGCTCCCGGTTAAAGCCCCCCAGAAAGATGCAATTCCTGGCATTGTGCATGATACCTCCATGAGTGGAGCCACGCTGTACATAGAGCCTCAGTCTGCTGTTAACTTGAACAATCAACTGCGCCAGCTTCAGCGGCAAGAGCAAGTAGAAGAAGAAGCGATTCGACAACGACTCAGCAAAAAAGTGGCAGACGTAAAACCTGATTTAGAGCGGCTGATGGCGATCGTAACCACGCTTGATCTTGCTACCGCCCGCGCCCGCTACAGCGATTGGCTGGGAGCAAATCCGCCCCGGTTCCCTAACTCCTCTTCCTCGATTGTTCTCCGTCAACTCCGCCACCCATTACTAGTCTGGCAAGAGCAGCATGAACAGGGAAAAGCTGTTGTGCCCATTGATCTTGTGATTCAACCGCAGATTCGAGTAGTTGCTATTACTGGACCCAATACGGGTGGAAAGACTGTGACACTGAAAACCTTTGGCATAGCTGCGCTAATGGCGAAAGTGGGATTGTTTGTTCCGGCAAAAGAACCTGCGGAACTGCCCTGGTTTGATCAGATCCTGGCAGATATTGGGGATGAACAATCTTTGCAGCAGAGCCTATCCACGTTTTCAGGACACATTCGGCGGATTAGTCGGATTTTGGAGGCGCTAGAAGGGCAGAAGCAAGAGCAGGAACCGGAAGTCAGGAGTCAGGAGCCAGGAGATAGCAATCAGGGTGGGTATCGGGTATTGGGTATGGATTCACCCCAACCCCCAATTCCTAACCCCTATTTCCCATCTTCTGCGACTAAACTTCAATCCCTAATTCCCAATCCCCAATCTCCTGTCCCTCTTTCCCTGGTTTTGCTTGACGAAGTTGGTGCAGGAACTGATCCATCGGAGGGCAGTGCTCTGGCGATCGCCTTACTTAAATACCTGGCAGACCATGCTGGTTTGACGATTGCGACGACTCATTTCGGTGAGTTGAAGGCGTTGAAATACCAGGATCCGCGGTTTGAGAATGCCTCGGTAGAGTTTGATGATGTGTCCCTCTCCCCAACTTATCGGCTGTTATGGGGGATTCCGGGACGCTCCAATGCGCTGGCGATCGCGAGTCGTTTAGGGTTGAAAGATACCATTATTGAGGCAGCAAAAACCTATGTAGGGGGTGCAACACAAGATGTAAATACTGTGATTGCTGGGTTAGAAGAGCAACGTCGTCAGCAGGAGACAAGATCTCAAGAGGCAGAAAAACTGTTGAAACATGCAGAACGGCTCTATCAGGAAGTGTCTCGCAAGGCAGCATCCCTGCAAGAACGAGAAAAGGCATTGCATCTAGGACAAGAGCAGGCTGTGCAGGAGGCGATCGCTCAGGCAAAGCGAGACATTGCCCAGGTAATTCGTCAGTTGCAGCAGGGACCACAGACAGCGCAGGCAGCGCAACAAGCAACAGAGGCACTCAATCAGATCAGCGAGCAATATCTGCCCTCACGGCAGCAACAACCCAAACCCAAATCTGGTTTTTGTCCACAGGTTGGCGATCGCATTCGCATTCCGCGCCTAGGGCAAACAGCAGAAGTACTCTCCATTCCAGATGCGAATGACGAAATTACGGTTCGCTTTGGCTTAATGAAGATGACGGTTTCATTGCAAGATGTGGAATCGCTAACGGGTGAAAAAGTGGCGATTGAGAAAAAGTCAGACGTTAGAAGCCAGGAGATAGCAGGAAAGAACCCGCCCACTCCGACGGTATCCGCTTCTCCTATGCCTGCGCCCCCAACAGCCCCGCTTCTTCGCACAACCAGCAATACATTGGATCTACGGGGGAGTCGGGTGGCAGATGCAGAAGTGCAAATTGATCGAGCACTAGCGGATTTGGCAAGCACTGGAGGCGCACTTTGGATTATTCATGGGCACGGCACAGGGAAGCTACGGCAAGGGGTTCACGCCTTTCTGGAACAGCACGCACTGGTTGACCGCTTCGAATTAGCATCTCGGGAAGATGGTGGTTCAGGTGTTACGGTTGCTTATTTGCGGTAAGTCGGAAGTCCCCCAGCAGACCATTGTCCATTCACAAAGTTTGTAATCCGTTACTAAAAACTATTGCCCATTACCAAAATTGCTATTATCCATTGCCAAAAGCCCATTACCAAAACTAATTTGGCGGTGCAGCAGGTGCGGTTAGAGGTGGAGGCGGTTCTGCAGGAACCGTTTCCGGTGGAAGAGCAGGTTCTGGGACGGGAGGAGCTTCATTCACAGGAGCCTGAACTGGTGGTACAGCCTCCGGACGAGGAGCTTGATAGTTGGGTTCTGCTGACTGAGACCTACTGGAATATCCACCTCCTGAATAAGAGTCATTGCCGCTGTAGCCTTGAGATCCACCAGAATCATAGGAGCCGCTGGAAGATTCTGGATCAGAAAAATTACCACGAATCCGTGCAGATTGAACTGGCTTGGCTTTGATCGTGCCTTTGCGACCATCTAACGGTGGCAACTCAGGAAACTTTTCTGATTTCATTCCTTTGATGGCAGACATCATAAAGTCTCGCCAAACGGAAGCAGCTGTAGTGCTGGCGCTCCAGGTTGGAGCATTATCGTCGTTTCCTAACCAAACACCAGTAACGAGTTGAGGGATATAGCCGACAAACCAGAGGTCACGAGAGTTTTCAGATGTACCCGTTTTTCCGGCGGCTGGACGATCCAATGCTGCCACTTGCCCAGTTCCACCACTAATTACACCTCGCAACATCCAGGTAAT is a window of Leptolyngbyaceae cyanobacterium JSC-12 DNA encoding:
- a CDS encoding ATPase with chaperone activity, ATP-binding subunit (IMG reference gene:2510094889~PFAM: AAA domain (Cdc48 subfamily); Clp amino terminal domain; C-terminal, D2-small domain, of ClpB protein; UvrB/uvrC motif; ATPase family associated with various cellular activities (AAA)) — its product is MFERFTEKAIKVIMLAQEEARRLGHNFVGTEQILLGLIGEGTGVAAKVLKSMGVNLKDARIEVEKIIGRGSGFVAVEIPFTPRAKRVLELSLEEARQLGHNYIGTEHLLLGLIREGEGVAARVLENLGVDLSKVRTQVIRMLGETAEVTSGGSQGRTKTPTLDEFGSNLTQLAAEGKLDPVVGRQKEIERVIQILGRRTKNNPVLIGEPGVGKTAIAEGLAQRIANDDVPDILEEKRVVTLDIGLLVAGTKYRGEFEERLKKIMDEIRSAGNVILVIDEVHTLIGAGAAEGAIDAANILKPALARGELQCIGATTLDEYRKHIERDAALERRFQPVMVGEPTVDETIEILRGLRERYEQHHKLKISDVALEAAAKLSDRYISDRYLPDKAIDLIDEAGSRVRLINSQLPPAAKELDKELRQVLKEKDDAVRSQNFDRAGALRDREMEIKAEIRAIAQNKKTESSSDETPVVTEEDIAQIVASWTGVPVNKLTESESEKLLHMEDTLHQRLIGQDEAVRAVSRAIRRARVGLKNPNRPIASFIFSGPTGVGKTELTKALASYFFGSEEAMIRLDMSEYMERHTVSKLIGSPPGYVGYNEGGQLTEAVRRRPYTVVLFDEIEKAHPDVFNMLLQILEDGRLTDAKGRTVDFKNTLLIMTSNIGSKVIEKGGGGLGFDFTSENEEESQYNRIRSLVNEELKQYFRPEFLNRVDEIIVFRQLKKDEVKEIADIMLNEVFGRLREQGIVLEVTEKFKDRLVEEGYNPSYGARPLRRAIMRLLEDSLAEEILSGRVNDGDTAVVDVDESGQVVVRPGEKRELIPQAAE
- a CDS encoding MutS2 family protein (IMG reference gene:2510094890~PFAM: MutS domain V; MutS domain III; Smr domain~TIGRFAM: MutS2 family protein), with the translated sequence MIQAETLELLEWSRLCQHLSTFAATKLGAIAAQNLKIPTHRDQTLDLLAQTQEVYDLESRPSGGLNFDGIDDIGEPLERAGLGGILTGKELLSIATTLAGARTLRRTIDNYPEFTVLNNLIQDLRTYPELEQDIHHCIGDHGDVLERASLKLGNIREQLKQVRDRIYSILHSILQRKAHAIQEHVITQRSGRFVLPVKAPQKDAIPGIVHDTSMSGATLYIEPQSAVNLNNQLRQLQRQEQVEEEAIRQRLSKKVADVKPDLERLMAIVTTLDLATARARYSDWLGANPPRFPNSSSSIVLRQLRHPLLVWQEQHEQGKAVVPIDLVIQPQIRVVAITGPNTGGKTVTLKTFGIAALMAKVGLFVPAKEPAELPWFDQILADIGDEQSLQQSLSTFSGHIRRISRILEALEGQKQEQEPEVRSQEPGDSNQGGYRVLGMDSPQPPIPNPYFPSSATKLQSLIPNPQSPVPLSLVLLDEVGAGTDPSEGSALAIALLKYLADHAGLTIATTHFGELKALKYQDPRFENASVEFDDVSLSPTYRLLWGIPGRSNALAIASRLGLKDTIIEAAKTYVGGATQDVNTVIAGLEEQRRQQETRSQEAEKLLKHAERLYQEVSRKAASLQEREKALHLGQEQAVQEAIAQAKRDIAQVIRQLQQGPQTAQAAQQATEALNQISEQYLPSRQQQPKPKSGFCPQVGDRIRIPRLGQTAEVLSIPDANDEITVRFGLMKMTVSLQDVESLTGEKVAIEKKSDVRSQEIAGKNPPTPTVSASPMPAPPTAPLLRTTSNTLDLRGSRVADAEVQIDRALADLASTGGALWIIHGHGTGKLRQGVHAFLEQHALVDRFELASREDGGSGVTVAYLR